One window of Athalia rosae chromosome 2, iyAthRosa1.1, whole genome shotgun sequence genomic DNA carries:
- the LOC105689505 gene encoding arrestin domain-containing protein 3-like, whose protein sequence is MRLKNFKITLDSAVFFAGCSVKGKVCLHLNKPTRIREIKVEYQGDCKVRWKEIHMINGDPVTYHYSNDETYFKREENILSGFDTEDELNAGEHFFDFEFELPQHLPTSFEGRHGRVRYTVKGIIEAPKKLRTKTKIPFMVLSLLDLNKEADAANPVSEDKLKTFWGHLKPLRVKLSLPVGGYVPGQVIPVKTSVTNDTGVEIRKLRVLLMKIINYHTTLKSLEVKEVIADSEFQLKLGHGKEEASIGLKVPALPPSRMEYCRIIDVDYKIVVEACVDSWYHKNLKSTASIIIGSVPLLCYELPVPGFPFSRSPPTLHSEFRPLGDQPVPQVISQPYWEIYGGEVPPPIYEETLEYPCERREKFKKKEKELENESQTGVQEAVCFEDEDCEGEVKSFAPLYPVFKFATRNHDA, encoded by the exons ATgagactgaaaaatttcaaaattactttAGACAGCGCGGTTTTTTTTGCTGGCTGTAGTGTGAAAGGAAAAGTGTGTCTACATTTGAATAAGCCGACCAGAATTCGAG AGATAAAAGTAGAGTACCAAGGTGACTGCAAGGTCCGTTGGAAGGAGATTCATATGATAAATGGTGATCCTGTGACTTACCATTATTCCAATGACGAGACCTACTTCAAACGCGAGGAAAACATTCTAAGCG GTTTTGACACCGAAGACGAGTTGAACGCgggtgaacatttttttgatttcgagtTTGAGTTACCACAACATTTGCCGACCAGTTTTGAAGGGCGACATGGCAGAGTGAGATACACGGTAAAGGGTATTATCGAAGCCCCTAAAAAATTACGGACCAAAACCAAAATCCCTTTCATGGTTCTCTCGCTTCTGGATCTAAACAAGGAAGCAGATGCCGCT AACCCTGTGAGCGAAGATAAACTCAAGACATTTTGGGGGCACCTGAAACCTTTAAGAGTCAAATTATCACTTCCAGTAGGCGGCTACGTTCCTGGACAGGTCATACCGGTCAAAACATCAGTGACAAATGATACAGGAGTAGAAATTAGGAAGTTGAGGGTGCTTCTGATGAAG ATCATAAATTATCACACAACTCTCAAGTCTCTAGAGGTCAAGGAAGTTATCGCAGATTCAGAGTTCCAACTAAAATTGGGACACGGTAAAGAGGAAGCTTCAATTGGTTTAAAAGTCCCGGCGCTTCCTCCGTCGAGGATGGAATATTGCAGAATAATTGATGTGGACTACAAGATCGTTGTTGAAGCCTGCGTCGACAGCTGGTACCACAAAAATCTTAAATCCACGGCTAGTATCATCATTGGATCTGTTCCTTTGCTGTGTTACGAATTGCCAGTACCCGGATTCCCATTCTCACGGTCACCGCCAACCCTTCACTCGGAATTTCGACCACTCGGAGACCAACCAGTACCTCAAGTCATTTCACAACCATACTGGGAAATTTATGGGGGTGAAGTTC CTCCCCCAATCTACGAAGAAACTTTGGAGTACCCTTGTGAAAGACGTGAAAAGTttaagaaaaaggagaaagaattgGAAAACGAAAGTCAGACGGGAGTTCAAGAGGCGGTGTGTTTCGAAGACGAAGATTGCGAGGGTGAAGTTAAGAGTTTTGCTCCGTTGTATCCGGTTTTTAAATTTGCAACCCGGAACCATGACGCATAA
- the LOC105689502 gene encoding DNA mismatch repair protein Mlh1 isoform X1, giving the protein MNKPSKICKLDETVVNRIAAGEVIQRPANALKELIENSIDAKANNIQITVKEGGLKLLQIQDNGTGIRREDMEIVCERFTTSKLQEFDDLKSISTFGFRGEALASISHVAHLTITTKVADDPCAYKASYIDSRLKAPPKPCAGSQGTTILIENLFYNVATRRKALKSPAEEFSKILDVINKYAIHNANIGFVLRKHGDIVPQVRTPHNSTATANIQTIYGNAIARELLEVEYEDATYHFKLHGLITNASYSNKIFTLLLFINNRLVDSTPIKRMLEDIYSIYLPRKSHPWCYISLMINPANIDVNVHPTKHEVRFLHEDAIIEKVKDALDAKLLGNNSSRTFYAQARLPQVDITKQDLEEVLPEYSKNKNDKNPPVYAYQLVRTDSSDQKLEKFNFTVNSNTPKAEDNSSVFSNESEDFKNEGRKREAEDKSSDTVGGKKMKLNSEAENNCEQSAEAVIEPKEKKSMDESTGDCNETTSFFEDLMSNYLPQTSTHVEKPEEISSKMDENDESNIIGEKEIPETEESSGDAVVGNEALKRVYQYLGDKDKIDYVKTVTEHSSQEDIPAVSKTPEKEKETNSKSRKPSEFQSYSVNGPRREVKLTSVLRLRKNVEDNYHEGLRDILSNMIFVGCVDQTFALIQSGLNLYICNTPKLVEELFYEIMLYDFENYGVIQFSDPVAISDLAMLGLETEEAGWSEEDGEKEELAQSVKELLLEKADMLNEYFSIIIDKKGMLKSLPILIDKYFPSMAEMPLYILRLATEVEWTSEQACFDSICRETARYFSKINTTDESQAWRNVTEHVLYPAIKNSLLPPKHFAHDSSILQIARLPDLYKVFERC; this is encoded by the exons ATGAACAAACCATCTAAGATATGTAAGCTTGATGAAACTGTGGTAAATAGAATAGCTGCTGGCGAAGTTATTCAAAGACCTGCAAATGCTTTGAAAGAGCTCATCGAGAACAG CATCGACGCTAAGGCAAATAACATTCAAATTACAGTCAAAGAAGGTGGTCTGAAATTGCTACAG ATCCAAGACAATGGTACCGGAATCAGAAGAGAAGATATGGAGATAGTCTGCGAACGTTTTACCACGAGCAAACTTCAGGAATTTGATGATCTCAAGTCGATCTCAACCTTTGGCTTCAGGGGTGAAGCGCTTGCTAGTATCAGCCACGTAGCTCATCTCACCATCACCACCAAAGTTGCCGATGATCCTTGTGCATATAA AGCTTCTTACATCGATAGCCGATTGAAAGCACCGCCTAAGCCATGTGCTGGTAGCCAAGGAACGACGATACTAATTGAGAATCTATTCTATAACGTCGCAACCAGACGCAAGGCACTGAAAAGCCCTGCTGAAGAATTCTCCAAAATATTGGACGTTATAAACAAATATGCAATTCATAACGCCAACATCGGTTTTGTGCTGAGGAAACATGGAGACATTGTTCCCCAG GTACGAACACCGCATAATTCTACCGCAACTGCAAATATACAGACTATCTATGGAAACGCTATTGCACGCGAACTGCTGGAGGTAGAATATGAAGATGCAACATACCACTTCAAACTACACGGTTTAATTACGAACGCCAGTTATTctaacaaaattttcaccctcttattatttattaataacagGCTCGTCGACTCAACAC CTATAAAAAGAATGTTGGAGGATATCTACTCAATTTACCTTCCTCGAAAGTCTCATCCATGGTGCTATATATCATTAATGATAAACCCAGCCAATATAGACGTAAATGTACACCCCACGAAACATGAGGTTCGTTTTTTGCACGAAGACGCTATAATCGAGAAAGTCAAAGATGCTCTGGATGCAAAACTCCTTGGAAATAATTCATCCAGAACATTTTACGCTCAAGCTAGACTCCCTCAGGTCGACATAACAAAACAAGACCTTGAAGAAGTTCTCCCGGAGTatagtaaaaacaaaaacgacaaaaatccACCCGTTTACGCCTACCAACTGGTCAGAACTGATTCGAGTGACCAGAAGCtcgagaaattcaattttacagtAAATTCCAACACCCCTAAGGCTGAAGACAATTCGAGTGTCTTTAGTAATGAAAGTGaggattttaaaaacgaaggaagaaagagagaggcgGAAGACAAATCGTCGGATACagtcggaggaaaaaagatgaagcTAAACTCGGAGGCGGAAAATAATTGCGAGCAGTCTGCAGAGGCGGTAATTGAGCCCaaggaaaaaaagtcaatGGACGAGTCCACGGGAGACTGCAATGAAACGACGAGCTTCTTCGAAGATTTGATGAGCAATTATTTACCGCAGACTTCGACGCATGTCGAAAAACCTGAAGAAATCTCGTCAAAGAtggatgaaaatgatgaatccAACATCatcggtgaaaaagaaattccagaGACTGAGGAAAGCAGCGGGGATGCAGTGGTAGGAAACGAGGCTTTGAAAAGGGTTTATCAATATCTAGGAGACAAGGATAAAATCGACTACGTTAAAACTGTCACTGAACATTCGAGTCAGGAAGATATTCCGGCAGTAAGTAAAACtccggaaaaagaaaaagaaacgaattctAAGTCACGAAAACCATCTGAATTTCAATCGTATTCCGTCAACGGACCCAGACGGGAAGTCAAATTAACGAGCGTCTTAAGACTACGAAAAAATGTGGAAGACAACTACCATGAAGGATTGCGGGATATTTTATCAAACATGATTTTTGTCGGATGCGTCGATCAAACTTTTGCACTCATACAAAGTGGACTTAATCTCTATATCTGCAACACTCCGAAACTAGT TGAGGAACTCTTCTACGAGATCATGCTCtacgatttcgaaaattacggTGTTATTCAATTCTCG GATCCTGTTGCGATATCCGATCTTGCAATGCTGGGTCTTGAAACGGAAGAAGCAGGCTGGAGCGAAGaggatggagaaaaagaagaactagCTCAAAGCGTAAAGGAATTATTACTCGAAAAAGCGGACATGTTGAATGAGTACTTCTCCATAATAATTGACAAGAAGGGCATGTTAAAATCTCTGCCAATTCTAATTG atAAATATTTTCCTTCCATGGCGGAAATGCCTTTATATATTCTACGTTTGGCAACGGAAGTTGAATGGACATCAGAGCAGGCTTGTTTCGACTCTATTTGCAGAGAGACAGCGAGATATTTCAGTAAAATAAATACTACAGATGAATCCCAGGCCTGGCGAAACGTGACGGAACACGTACTATACCCCGCGATAAAAAATAGTCTTTTACCGCCAAAGCACTTTGCGCATGATTCCTCGATACTACAAATCGCGAGACTTCCCGATCTTTACAAAGTATTTGAAAGATGTTAG
- the LOC105689502 gene encoding DNA mismatch repair protein Mlh1 isoform X2, whose protein sequence is MEIVCERFTTSKLQEFDDLKSISTFGFRGEALASISHVAHLTITTKVADDPCAYKASYIDSRLKAPPKPCAGSQGTTILIENLFYNVATRRKALKSPAEEFSKILDVINKYAIHNANIGFVLRKHGDIVPQVRTPHNSTATANIQTIYGNAIARELLEVEYEDATYHFKLHGLITNASYSNKIFTLLLFINNRLVDSTPIKRMLEDIYSIYLPRKSHPWCYISLMINPANIDVNVHPTKHEVRFLHEDAIIEKVKDALDAKLLGNNSSRTFYAQARLPQVDITKQDLEEVLPEYSKNKNDKNPPVYAYQLVRTDSSDQKLEKFNFTVNSNTPKAEDNSSVFSNESEDFKNEGRKREAEDKSSDTVGGKKMKLNSEAENNCEQSAEAVIEPKEKKSMDESTGDCNETTSFFEDLMSNYLPQTSTHVEKPEEISSKMDENDESNIIGEKEIPETEESSGDAVVGNEALKRVYQYLGDKDKIDYVKTVTEHSSQEDIPAVSKTPEKEKETNSKSRKPSEFQSYSVNGPRREVKLTSVLRLRKNVEDNYHEGLRDILSNMIFVGCVDQTFALIQSGLNLYICNTPKLVEELFYEIMLYDFENYGVIQFSDPVAISDLAMLGLETEEAGWSEEDGEKEELAQSVKELLLEKADMLNEYFSIIIDKKGMLKSLPILIDKYFPSMAEMPLYILRLATEVEWTSEQACFDSICRETARYFSKINTTDESQAWRNVTEHVLYPAIKNSLLPPKHFAHDSSILQIARLPDLYKVFERC, encoded by the exons ATGGAGATAGTCTGCGAACGTTTTACCACGAGCAAACTTCAGGAATTTGATGATCTCAAGTCGATCTCAACCTTTGGCTTCAGGGGTGAAGCGCTTGCTAGTATCAGCCACGTAGCTCATCTCACCATCACCACCAAAGTTGCCGATGATCCTTGTGCATATAA AGCTTCTTACATCGATAGCCGATTGAAAGCACCGCCTAAGCCATGTGCTGGTAGCCAAGGAACGACGATACTAATTGAGAATCTATTCTATAACGTCGCAACCAGACGCAAGGCACTGAAAAGCCCTGCTGAAGAATTCTCCAAAATATTGGACGTTATAAACAAATATGCAATTCATAACGCCAACATCGGTTTTGTGCTGAGGAAACATGGAGACATTGTTCCCCAG GTACGAACACCGCATAATTCTACCGCAACTGCAAATATACAGACTATCTATGGAAACGCTATTGCACGCGAACTGCTGGAGGTAGAATATGAAGATGCAACATACCACTTCAAACTACACGGTTTAATTACGAACGCCAGTTATTctaacaaaattttcaccctcttattatttattaataacagGCTCGTCGACTCAACAC CTATAAAAAGAATGTTGGAGGATATCTACTCAATTTACCTTCCTCGAAAGTCTCATCCATGGTGCTATATATCATTAATGATAAACCCAGCCAATATAGACGTAAATGTACACCCCACGAAACATGAGGTTCGTTTTTTGCACGAAGACGCTATAATCGAGAAAGTCAAAGATGCTCTGGATGCAAAACTCCTTGGAAATAATTCATCCAGAACATTTTACGCTCAAGCTAGACTCCCTCAGGTCGACATAACAAAACAAGACCTTGAAGAAGTTCTCCCGGAGTatagtaaaaacaaaaacgacaaaaatccACCCGTTTACGCCTACCAACTGGTCAGAACTGATTCGAGTGACCAGAAGCtcgagaaattcaattttacagtAAATTCCAACACCCCTAAGGCTGAAGACAATTCGAGTGTCTTTAGTAATGAAAGTGaggattttaaaaacgaaggaagaaagagagaggcgGAAGACAAATCGTCGGATACagtcggaggaaaaaagatgaagcTAAACTCGGAGGCGGAAAATAATTGCGAGCAGTCTGCAGAGGCGGTAATTGAGCCCaaggaaaaaaagtcaatGGACGAGTCCACGGGAGACTGCAATGAAACGACGAGCTTCTTCGAAGATTTGATGAGCAATTATTTACCGCAGACTTCGACGCATGTCGAAAAACCTGAAGAAATCTCGTCAAAGAtggatgaaaatgatgaatccAACATCatcggtgaaaaagaaattccagaGACTGAGGAAAGCAGCGGGGATGCAGTGGTAGGAAACGAGGCTTTGAAAAGGGTTTATCAATATCTAGGAGACAAGGATAAAATCGACTACGTTAAAACTGTCACTGAACATTCGAGTCAGGAAGATATTCCGGCAGTAAGTAAAACtccggaaaaagaaaaagaaacgaattctAAGTCACGAAAACCATCTGAATTTCAATCGTATTCCGTCAACGGACCCAGACGGGAAGTCAAATTAACGAGCGTCTTAAGACTACGAAAAAATGTGGAAGACAACTACCATGAAGGATTGCGGGATATTTTATCAAACATGATTTTTGTCGGATGCGTCGATCAAACTTTTGCACTCATACAAAGTGGACTTAATCTCTATATCTGCAACACTCCGAAACTAGT TGAGGAACTCTTCTACGAGATCATGCTCtacgatttcgaaaattacggTGTTATTCAATTCTCG GATCCTGTTGCGATATCCGATCTTGCAATGCTGGGTCTTGAAACGGAAGAAGCAGGCTGGAGCGAAGaggatggagaaaaagaagaactagCTCAAAGCGTAAAGGAATTATTACTCGAAAAAGCGGACATGTTGAATGAGTACTTCTCCATAATAATTGACAAGAAGGGCATGTTAAAATCTCTGCCAATTCTAATTG atAAATATTTTCCTTCCATGGCGGAAATGCCTTTATATATTCTACGTTTGGCAACGGAAGTTGAATGGACATCAGAGCAGGCTTGTTTCGACTCTATTTGCAGAGAGACAGCGAGATATTTCAGTAAAATAAATACTACAGATGAATCCCAGGCCTGGCGAAACGTGACGGAACACGTACTATACCCCGCGATAAAAAATAGTCTTTTACCGCCAAAGCACTTTGCGCATGATTCCTCGATACTACAAATCGCGAGACTTCCCGATCTTTACAAAGTATTTGAAAGATGTTAG
- the LOC105689502 gene encoding DNA mismatch repair protein Mlh1 isoform X3: MILVHITVSNSRASYIDSRLKAPPKPCAGSQGTTILIENLFYNVATRRKALKSPAEEFSKILDVINKYAIHNANIGFVLRKHGDIVPQVRTPHNSTATANIQTIYGNAIARELLEVEYEDATYHFKLHGLITNASYSNKIFTLLLFINNRLVDSTPIKRMLEDIYSIYLPRKSHPWCYISLMINPANIDVNVHPTKHEVRFLHEDAIIEKVKDALDAKLLGNNSSRTFYAQARLPQVDITKQDLEEVLPEYSKNKNDKNPPVYAYQLVRTDSSDQKLEKFNFTVNSNTPKAEDNSSVFSNESEDFKNEGRKREAEDKSSDTVGGKKMKLNSEAENNCEQSAEAVIEPKEKKSMDESTGDCNETTSFFEDLMSNYLPQTSTHVEKPEEISSKMDENDESNIIGEKEIPETEESSGDAVVGNEALKRVYQYLGDKDKIDYVKTVTEHSSQEDIPAVSKTPEKEKETNSKSRKPSEFQSYSVNGPRREVKLTSVLRLRKNVEDNYHEGLRDILSNMIFVGCVDQTFALIQSGLNLYICNTPKLVEELFYEIMLYDFENYGVIQFSDPVAISDLAMLGLETEEAGWSEEDGEKEELAQSVKELLLEKADMLNEYFSIIIDKKGMLKSLPILIDKYFPSMAEMPLYILRLATEVEWTSEQACFDSICRETARYFSKINTTDESQAWRNVTEHVLYPAIKNSLLPPKHFAHDSSILQIARLPDLYKVFERC, from the exons ATGATCCTTGTGCATATAA CTGTCTCAAATTCCAGAGCTTCTTACATCGATAGCCGATTGAAAGCACCGCCTAAGCCATGTGCTGGTAGCCAAGGAACGACGATACTAATTGAGAATCTATTCTATAACGTCGCAACCAGACGCAAGGCACTGAAAAGCCCTGCTGAAGAATTCTCCAAAATATTGGACGTTATAAACAAATATGCAATTCATAACGCCAACATCGGTTTTGTGCTGAGGAAACATGGAGACATTGTTCCCCAG GTACGAACACCGCATAATTCTACCGCAACTGCAAATATACAGACTATCTATGGAAACGCTATTGCACGCGAACTGCTGGAGGTAGAATATGAAGATGCAACATACCACTTCAAACTACACGGTTTAATTACGAACGCCAGTTATTctaacaaaattttcaccctcttattatttattaataacagGCTCGTCGACTCAACAC CTATAAAAAGAATGTTGGAGGATATCTACTCAATTTACCTTCCTCGAAAGTCTCATCCATGGTGCTATATATCATTAATGATAAACCCAGCCAATATAGACGTAAATGTACACCCCACGAAACATGAGGTTCGTTTTTTGCACGAAGACGCTATAATCGAGAAAGTCAAAGATGCTCTGGATGCAAAACTCCTTGGAAATAATTCATCCAGAACATTTTACGCTCAAGCTAGACTCCCTCAGGTCGACATAACAAAACAAGACCTTGAAGAAGTTCTCCCGGAGTatagtaaaaacaaaaacgacaaaaatccACCCGTTTACGCCTACCAACTGGTCAGAACTGATTCGAGTGACCAGAAGCtcgagaaattcaattttacagtAAATTCCAACACCCCTAAGGCTGAAGACAATTCGAGTGTCTTTAGTAATGAAAGTGaggattttaaaaacgaaggaagaaagagagaggcgGAAGACAAATCGTCGGATACagtcggaggaaaaaagatgaagcTAAACTCGGAGGCGGAAAATAATTGCGAGCAGTCTGCAGAGGCGGTAATTGAGCCCaaggaaaaaaagtcaatGGACGAGTCCACGGGAGACTGCAATGAAACGACGAGCTTCTTCGAAGATTTGATGAGCAATTATTTACCGCAGACTTCGACGCATGTCGAAAAACCTGAAGAAATCTCGTCAAAGAtggatgaaaatgatgaatccAACATCatcggtgaaaaagaaattccagaGACTGAGGAAAGCAGCGGGGATGCAGTGGTAGGAAACGAGGCTTTGAAAAGGGTTTATCAATATCTAGGAGACAAGGATAAAATCGACTACGTTAAAACTGTCACTGAACATTCGAGTCAGGAAGATATTCCGGCAGTAAGTAAAACtccggaaaaagaaaaagaaacgaattctAAGTCACGAAAACCATCTGAATTTCAATCGTATTCCGTCAACGGACCCAGACGGGAAGTCAAATTAACGAGCGTCTTAAGACTACGAAAAAATGTGGAAGACAACTACCATGAAGGATTGCGGGATATTTTATCAAACATGATTTTTGTCGGATGCGTCGATCAAACTTTTGCACTCATACAAAGTGGACTTAATCTCTATATCTGCAACACTCCGAAACTAGT TGAGGAACTCTTCTACGAGATCATGCTCtacgatttcgaaaattacggTGTTATTCAATTCTCG GATCCTGTTGCGATATCCGATCTTGCAATGCTGGGTCTTGAAACGGAAGAAGCAGGCTGGAGCGAAGaggatggagaaaaagaagaactagCTCAAAGCGTAAAGGAATTATTACTCGAAAAAGCGGACATGTTGAATGAGTACTTCTCCATAATAATTGACAAGAAGGGCATGTTAAAATCTCTGCCAATTCTAATTG atAAATATTTTCCTTCCATGGCGGAAATGCCTTTATATATTCTACGTTTGGCAACGGAAGTTGAATGGACATCAGAGCAGGCTTGTTTCGACTCTATTTGCAGAGAGACAGCGAGATATTTCAGTAAAATAAATACTACAGATGAATCCCAGGCCTGGCGAAACGTGACGGAACACGTACTATACCCCGCGATAAAAAATAGTCTTTTACCGCCAAAGCACTTTGCGCATGATTCCTCGATACTACAAATCGCGAGACTTCCCGATCTTTACAAAGTATTTGAAAGATGTTAG
- the LOC105689503 gene encoding grpE protein homolog, mitochondrial has product MASFGLPATARLGRMAIDNFYQFTKIASLRPSLSSMSSIHKKQWFGTATEERKIPEGGGNSGVPPSTEVSENEKKITAELEALNKDLAEYKEKTIELDNKYKRALAEGENLRVRLTKQINDAKQFGIQEFCKDLLEVADILGKATESVPKDELTERNPHLKSLYEGLSMTEAQLHKVFTKHGLVSLNPINEKFDPNQHEALFQQEVEGKAPGTVVVVSKIGYKLHERIVRPALVGVAKA; this is encoded by the exons ATGGCATCATTCGGGCTCCCTGCAACGGCGAGATTGGGGAGAATGgcaattgataatttttatcaattcacaAAAATAGCGAGCTTGAG GCCTTCGTTATCGTCTATGTCCTCCATTCACAAAAAGCAGTGGTTTGGTACAGCAACAGAAGAGCGTAAGATTCCAGAAGGTGGTGGAAATTCAGGTGTCCCTCCATCGACAGAAGTTTcagagaatgagaagaagataACGGCAGAGTTGGAAGCATTAAATAAAGACTTGGCTGAGTACAAAGAAAAGACTATTGAATTGGATAATAAGTACAAGAGAGCATTAGCTGAAGGAGAAAATCTCAGAGTCAGATTAACCAAACAAATTAATGACGCCAAACAGTTTGGTATACAGGAGTTCTGCAAGGACCTACTTGAGGTTGCAGATATTCTTGGAAAAGCTACTGAAAGTGTTCCAAAAGATGAGCTCACCGAAAGAAATCCACACTTAAAAAGTCTTTATGAAGGACTTTCAATGACTGAGGCGCAGCTGCATAAG gtTTTTACGAAACATGGACTTGTTTCTTTGAATcccataaatgaaaaattcgaccCAAATCAACACGAGGCACTGTTCCaacag GAAGTTGAAGGTAAGGCGCCAGGTACGGTTGTTGTGGTTTCTAAAATCGGATACAAACTTCACGAGCGTATTGTACGGCCAGCTTTAGTAGGAGTGGCAAAAGCGTAA